The following proteins come from a genomic window of Anopheles ziemanni chromosome 3, idAnoZiCoDA_A2_x.2, whole genome shotgun sequence:
- the LOC131288933 gene encoding uncharacterized protein LOC131288933, translated as MIALLCLTAAKLYFIRLTLITDSWNLIFVSSSPLVAKGLDLLLKIPFFSLLFIPWLFLYRRSLITQISLDLDFFDLKIASYNYHQNFQFYHLLTSICATICCVVPFIILITMRGYEFWMNNFEVNTFIAYSWSGGLLFYTMFNLLLYFVLSRVKDINHILRRMLNIENMDSTKTETLQTIQMLSKLHDKLCDVTNNLSTCFAMPVVFIMVHICISQILATFAFIRVCFYHHDPDEFKDSLFILTGTVCYSLLSIVSIGLAGEMKKCSVITWKLIHRMINKTTSVEVEDRLQRLSEQMGHRVPHIDFRFFDVDWALFVKACSESATYLIILIQFDSK; from the exons ATGATTGCTTTATTATGCCTAACAGCTGCTAAACTTTACTTTATTCGTCTCACTTTAATCACGGATTCATGGAACCTAATTTTTGTATCCAGTTCGCCTCTTGTAGCCAAAGGTTTGGATTTGCTTCTCAAAATTCCattcttttcacttttgttCATACCGTGGCTGTTTCTCTATCGACGTTCTTTGATTACACAAATATCATTGGATTTAGATTTTTTTGACCTTAAA ATTGCATCATACAATTACCATCAAAATTTCCAGTTTTACCATCTACTTACATCCATTTGTGCGACAATTTGCTGCGTTGTtccatttattattttgattacGATGCGTGGTTATGAATTTTGGATGAACAACTTTGAGGTGAACACATTTATCGCGTACTCTTGGTCGGGTGGTTTACTCTTCTATACTATGTTCAATCTATTGCTCTATTTCGTGCTATCTCGTGTGAAAGACATCAATCATATTTTGAG AAGGATGTTAAATATCGAAAACATGGATTCTACCAAAACAGAAACACTGCAAACGATTCAAATGTTAAGCAAATTACATGATAAACTATGCGACGTGACTAACAACCTTTCCACTTGTTTCGCAATGCCG GTCGTTTTCATTATGGTTCATATTTGCATATCGCAGATTTTAGCCACGTTTGCTTTTATTAGGGTGTGTTTCTACCATCATGATCCAGATGAGTTTAAAGACTCGCTGTTTATCTTGACCGGCACGGTTTGCTACTCTTTATTATCAATAGTAAGCATCGGTTTGGcaggtgaaatgaaaaaatgtagTGTTATTACGTGGAAGCTAATACACCGTATGATCAACAAAACCACCTCGGTTGAAGTCGAGGATCGTCTTCAGCGTTTATCGGAGCAGATGGGCCATCGTGTACCTCACATCGATTTTCGATTCTTTGACGTTGATTGGGCTTTGTTTGTTAAA gCATGCAGCGAGTCGGCAACTTACTTAATCATATTAATACAATTTGATTCCAAATAG
- the LOC131286718 gene encoding aminomethyltransferase, mitochondrial gives MQGLISRQVLRTARNGVPSLVAPLSRAFSSNKTTSKTALYEFHQKHGGKLVDFAGYLLPVQYNDQSIIKSHLYTREIGSIFDVSHMLQTYLRGKDVIRCFETICTADVKGLRNGSGTLTVFTNSSGGIIDDLIVNRVADDVLYVVSNASRKEVDMANISDAVSSCKAKGMDVSVEFLSSDDQSLLAVQGPSAVATLQKLCTKDLSRLFFMNSTTDSIAGVDNCRITRCGYTGEDGVEISIPSANAADIATALLDPSYGNLKLAGLGARDSLRVEAGLCLYGNDIDETTTPVEANLLWLVAKTRRSENNFPGSDKINAQIKNGVTRRRVGFKMDSGAAPARQHVEIYNNEQQKVGEITSGCPSPCLQQNIAMGYIREEYKKPGTEITLKVRDKHYHSSVVKMPFVATHYYQPPK, from the exons ATGCAAGGCCTTATTTCTCGGCAAGTGTTGCGAACGGCACGCAACGGAGTACCGTCTTTGGTCGCACCATTATCACGAGCGTTTTCGTCCAATAAAACAACGAGTAAGACGGCTCTCTACGAGTTTCATCAAAAACATGGGGGAAAGTTAGTCGATTTCGCTGGATATTTGTTGCCGGTGCAATATAATGACCAGAGCATTATTAAGTCACATCTGTACACACGCGAGATCGGATCGATCTTTGACGTTTCACACATGCTGCAAACCTACCTGAGAG GAAAAGACGTCATCCGATGCTTTGAGACTATCTGCACTGCGGACGTCAAAGGATTGCGCAATGGAAGTGGAACGCTTACGGTTTTTACCAACAGTTCCGGAGGAATTATAGACGATCTGATCGTGAACCGTGTGGCTGATGATGTGCTGTATGTGGTATCAAATGCCTCGCGGAAAGAGGTAGACATGGCGAACATTAGTGACGCGGTATCCTCGTGCAAGGCGAAAGGAATGGACGTGTCGGTCGAATTCTTATCCTCCGATGACCAGTCTTTACTCGCTGTTCAAGGACCTAGCGCTGTAGCGACTCTGCAAAAATTGTGCACGAAGGACTTGTCTCGACTGTTTTTCATGAACAGCACTACGGATTCAATTGCAGGAGTAGACAATTGTCGTATAACACGCTGCGGCTACACAGGGGAAGATGGTGTTGAAATATCGATTCCATCTGCGAATGCTGCAGATATTGCAACTGCATTGCTCGACCCTAGCTATGGAAATCTCAAACTGGCTGGATTAGGCGCGAGAGATTCCCTGAGGGTAGAGGCTGGACTCTGTTTGTACGGAAACGACATCGACGAGACAACAACACCAGTAGAAGCTAATCTATTGTGGTTGGTTGCCAAGACCCGTCGAAGTGAGAATAATTTTCCAGGCAGCGACAAAATCAATGCTCAGATAAAAAACGGCGTCACTCGCCGAAGAGTTGGCTTTAAGATGGACTCGGGAGCCGCACCAGCCCGACAACATGTGGAAATTTACAACAACGAGCAACAGAAGGTCGGCGAAATAACCAGCGGCTGCCCCAGCCCATGCCTACAGCAAAACATTGCAATGGGTTACATTCGGGAGGAATATAAAAAACCCGGGACCGAAATAACGCTGAAAGTACGCGATAAGCATTACCACAGCAGCGTCGTGAAGATGCCTTTCGTTGCGACACACTATTATCAACCGCCGAAGTAG
- the LOC131288934 gene encoding uncharacterized protein LOC131288934 has product MASMLEQPRHVYDVLRPVLILSKVFGFNVFELQGEPPYVQMKVTRANYASLLFNFVGNSFCVFLNTKNRQLSKLTGSAVMNSGLSFLFPFGAIVFNVLAVDSFFRRRTTCAIIAEFFEFDRSLQRKNYQVAHKDHLRVLSSSLIVSVLMIVVGTLYSLLMALISSFSLQNHVINAFSYFYTGVQFLIINFQFICAARLVSFRLNDIDRCLKRHWKRGQWCIEQNNRWGRKLEPMDVVEELAGDVAALVRIVERVNRVYANQILGCIVGLSMFGIFVIYAAAYSYYTGTVEEKRLTTILVATSSFYVIVTTYVFRSGVAVANGNKAIIQTLNKAILSIKDRILKTKLLCFSQQLLHRAPRLQSLFCEFNVKTIFSICGFIVTYLIILVQFDETSHGSFTGIKAQ; this is encoded by the exons ATGGCGTCGATGTTGGAACAGCCCCGTCATGTCTACGATGTCCTTCGTCCAGTACTTATCCTctcgaaagtgtttggattcAATGTGTTTGAGCTACAAGGCGAGCCACCTTACGTACAGATGAAAGTCACTCGAGCGAACTATGCATCCTTGCTGTTCAATTTCGTCGGCAACAGCTTTTGCGTATTTTTGAATACTAAGAATAGGCAGCTATCCAAACTGACTGGATCAGCAGTAATGAATAGTGGATTAAGTTTTTTATTTCCGTTTGGAGCAATCGTTTTCAATGTGCTAGCAGTGGACAGTTTTTTCCGACGCAGAACCACGTGCGCAATCATTGCTGAGTTTTTTGAGTTCGACCGATCACTACAACGCAAGAATTACCAAGTAGCACACAAGGACCATCTACGTGTGCTCTCTTCAAGTCTTATTGTCTCTGTGCTTATGATTGTTGTGGGAACGCTATATTCTCTTTTAATGGCTTTGATTTCGTCATTTTCCTTGCAAAATCATGTTATAAatgcgttctcatacttttaCACTGGCGTTcagtttttaataataaatttccaaTTTATCTGTGCTGCTCGACTTGTTTCCTTTCGTCTGAATGACATTGACCGTTGTCTCAAAAGACATTGGAAAAGGGGCCAGTGGTGtattgaacaaaacaatcgTTGGGGAAGAAAATTAGAACCGATGGACGTTGTTGAGGAGCTGGCTGGTGATGTTGCCGCACTCGTACGCATTGTGGAACGTGTAAACCGTGTGTATGCAAATCAAATCCTCGGTTGCATTGTTGGCTTGAGCATGTTCGGTATTTTTGTTATCTATGCTGCTGCATACAGTTATTACACCGGAACGGTAGAAGAAAAACGCTTAACAACGATACTGGTGGCAACATCCTCGTTTTATGTTATCGTGACTACGTATGTCTTCAGGTCAGGAGTGGCCGTAGCAAACGGTAACAAAGCCATAATTCAAACTTTAAACAAGGCGATTTTATCAATAAAAGACAGGATTTTAAAGACAAAACTGCTCTGCTTTTCTCAACAATTGCTCCATCGAGCTCCAAGGTTGCAGAGTTTGTTCTGCGAGTTCAACGTGAAAACAATATTTAGT ATATGTGGATTTATCGTTACCTATCTGATTATACTGGTACAGTTTGATGAAACCTCGCACGGTTCATTTACAGGAATAAAGGCTCAATAG